The Nicotiana tabacum cultivar K326 chromosome 14, ASM71507v2, whole genome shotgun sequence genome contains a region encoding:
- the LOC142168901 gene encoding uncharacterized protein LOC142168901, with product MLLSQSSFGGSTIATLDNTEPERLSHNHPLFLNSNDNSGAILISLQLRGPKNYFVWSRAMRIVILGRNKLGFIDDTCKKENYGTNLVDLWERCNVIVLSWLMNYVSPKLLSGMVYSSNASEVWDDLKECFDKVDCSRIFQIHIEIATIRQGTSSISTYFSKLRVLWAEFDSFAPIPNRDAANSREFVQFMERQKLLQFLIGLNESYEQARSQLLIMVLVSSVNRAYSMLMERES from the coding sequence ATGCTGCTGTCTCAAAGTTCATTTGGAGGATCAACAATCGCGACTCTCGATAACACCGAACCAGAGAGGTTAAGTCACAATCATCCACTTTTCTTGAATTCAAATGATAATTCAGGAGCTATATTGATTTCATTGCAATTGAGAGGACCGAAAAATTACTTTGTGTGGAGCCGGGCAATGAGGATTGTAATCCTAGGTCGAAATAAGCTAGGTTTCATTGACGACACATGCAAAAAAGAGAATTACGGAACGAATCTTGTTGATCTCTGGGAGCGTTGCAATGTAATTGTATTGTCTTGGTTGATGAACTATGTTTCACCGAAATTGTTGAGTGGAATGGTGTATTCCTCAAATGCTAGTGAGGTATGGGATGATCTGAAAGAGTGTTTTGATAAGGTGGATTGTTCTAGGATTTTTCAGATTCACATAGAAATTGCTACTATTAGGCAGGGCACTAGCTCAATTTCAACCTATTTCTCAAAATTGAGAGTACTTTGGGCAGAATTTGATAGTTTCGCACCAATTCCTAACCGTGATGCTGCCAATTCTCGTGAATTTGTCCAGTTTATGGAGCGTCAAAAGCTTCTACAATTCCTGATAGGACTCAATGAATCTTATGAACAAGCTCGTAGTCAGCTCTTGATTATGGTGCTAGTGTCGTCAGTAAACAGGGCATATTCTATGCTAATGGAACGTGAGAGCTAA
- the LOC107766196 gene encoding adenylate isopentenyltransferase 5, chloroplastic-like, which translates to MMMNIASYVSCKQVIHHEPLINFREGLTIDPFMPRRRKDKVVIVMGATGTGKSKLSIDLANHFQAEVVNSDKMQVYNGLDIVTNKVTEEETCGIQHHLLGIADPNENFTATDFVHHASMAVGLITRKGHLPIIAGGSNSYIKALVNDDIEFKSRYECCFLWIDVDLAVLRRFVSERVDKMVNEGLVEEVREFFNPEGDYTNGIRRAIGVPELDQYFRNENNKLINEDARNRILQVAIEKIKANTCKLATSQRQNILRLESQLGWNISRLDATEAFEKKGSEARQAWHRLVSEPSTRFVRHFRREELFNIPSPSFNIEITKPPAILSTF; encoded by the coding sequence ATGATGATGAATATTGCATCATATGTTTCTTGCAAACAAGTAATTCATCATGAGCCACTTATTAATTTCCGAGAGGGTCTAACTATAGATCCCTTTATGCCCCGTCGACGAAAGGACAAGGTGGTGATAGTTATGGGAGCAACAGGGACTGGAAAATCTAAACTTTCAATTGATCTAGCCAACCATTTTCAAGCAGAGGTTGTGAACAGTGACAAAATGCAAGTGTACAATGGTCTTGATATAGTCACAAATAAGGTAACAGAGGAGGAGACCTGTGGCATCCAACATCATTTGTTAGGAATTGCTGATCCTAATGAAAATTTCACTGCCACAGACTTTGTTCACCATGCTTCTATGGCTGTGGGATTAATAACAAGAAAAGGTCACCTACCGATAATTGCTGGAGGGTCGAATTCGTACATTAAGGCCCTAGTGAATGATGACATTGAGTTCAAATCTAGGTATGAATGTTGCTTTCTCTGGATCGATGTGGACTTGGCAGTACTGCGTCGATTCGTCTCAGAACGAGTCGATAAGATGGTGAATGAAGGATTAGTAGAGGAAGTGAGAGAATTTTTCAACCCTGAAGGTGACTACACAAATGGAATTAGACGTGCAATTGGAGTTCCAGAATTGGACCAATATTTCAGAAATGAGAATAATAAGTTAATAAATGAAGATGCTCGTAATAGGATTCTTCAAGTTGCCATTGAAAAAATTAAGGCGAATACATGCAAATTGGCGACATCCCAACGTCAAAATATTCTTAGACTTGAGAGCCAACTCGGGTGGAATATTAGTCGACTTGATGCAACTGAAGCATTTGAGAAAAAAGGTAGTGAAGCACGTCAAGCTTGGCATAGGCTTGTCTCTGAGCCAAGTACTCGATTTGTTCGCCATTTTCGTCGTGAAGAACTCTTCAATATCCCTTCTCCTTCCTTCAATATTGAAATCACCAAACCTCCTGCAATATTGTCCACTTTTTGA